A window of Rhodococcus sp. SGAir0479 contains these coding sequences:
- a CDS encoding DUF4192 domain-containing protein, with protein sequence MTTPASSHDSHFPPDASWDGAADRQSRVRISDPGALISSVPALLGFHPHRSLVAICLSGTRVGAVMRHDLVLGGGADGRVMDLVLEQFAAVAAREEADRMLAVMVDDRIPVRARDADLEPYAGVAARLRDALGRSAIALAAVHVCRRIETGAAWQDLTGTSRGTVPDPTASQVAAAQVIGGRAIRGSREELEAVIEPAPLREQARVAALVDRAREDGLREPTRSCAVADPLRADRVSLEGVLAEIARFESDDEPPSPHECARLALALEIPRVRDSLLALAAGSHAGAAEQLWIHLARVLPDPERAEPLSLLGYSAYVRGDGPMAGVALYAALAADPCHRLANLLDDALQAGLRPDLLRDLAVIGHQVAEEIGVQLPPLDPLSTGGV encoded by the coding sequence ATGACGACACCAGCCTCCTCACACGACTCGCACTTTCCGCCGGACGCGTCCTGGGACGGCGCCGCAGACCGGCAGTCCCGCGTCCGGATCTCCGACCCGGGTGCGCTGATCAGTTCGGTACCGGCGCTCCTCGGCTTCCACCCACACCGCTCGCTCGTGGCGATCTGCCTGAGCGGCACACGCGTCGGAGCGGTGATGCGCCACGACCTGGTACTGGGCGGCGGCGCCGACGGCCGGGTGATGGACCTCGTGCTCGAACAGTTCGCCGCCGTCGCCGCCCGGGAGGAAGCGGACCGCATGCTCGCGGTCATGGTGGACGACCGGATTCCGGTGCGCGCCCGCGACGCCGATCTGGAGCCCTACGCGGGCGTGGCCGCGCGGCTGCGGGACGCGCTCGGCCGCAGCGCAATCGCGCTGGCAGCGGTGCACGTCTGCCGCCGGATCGAAACCGGCGCTGCGTGGCAGGATCTGACCGGCACGAGCCGTGGAACCGTCCCGGACCCCACGGCGTCACAGGTCGCCGCAGCCCAGGTGATCGGCGGGCGCGCGATACGCGGGTCACGCGAGGAGCTCGAGGCCGTGATCGAACCCGCCCCGCTGCGCGAACAGGCCCGAGTCGCCGCGCTCGTCGACCGTGCGCGCGAGGACGGCCTGCGGGAGCCGACCCGGTCGTGTGCGGTCGCCGACCCGCTGAGGGCGGACCGCGTGAGCCTCGAAGGAGTGCTGGCCGAGATCGCACGGTTCGAATCCGACGACGAGCCGCCGTCACCACACGAATGCGCGCGACTGGCGCTGGCGCTCGAGATCCCGCGCGTGCGCGACTCCCTGCTCGCGCTGGCCGCCGGCAGCCACGCGGGAGCCGCCGAGCAGCTCTGGATACACCTGGCGCGCGTGCTGCCCGATCCCGAACGCGCCGAGCCGCTCTCACTTCTCGGCTACAGCGCCTACGTGCGTGGGGACGGACCGATGGCGGGGGTGGCGCTGTACGCCGCGCTGGCCGCGGACCCGTGCCACCGGCTGGCGAATCTGCTGGACGACGCGCTGCAGGCCGGACTCCGGCCCGACCTCCTCCGCGACCTCGCGGTCATCGGCCACCAGGTGGCGGAGGAGATCGGAGTGCAGCTGCCACCGCTCGATCCGCTATCGACGGGCGGCGTGTGA